One genomic region from Leptolyngbyaceae cyanobacterium JSC-12 encodes:
- a CDS encoding NAD(P)H dehydrogenase, subunit NdhF3 family (IMG reference gene:2510096407~PFAM: NADH-Ubiquinone/plastoquinone (complex I), various chains~TIGRFAM: NAD(P)H dehydrogenase, subunit NdhF3 family), translated as MASLFLHNIWLVPFYSLIGAALSVIWFPSITRRTGPRPAGYINAFMTLLTFVHAVLALPAVWGQLPYEVSFQWLDVAGLSLSIPVNISVVTVSAIALISGMNLLAQVFAFGYLEMDWGWARFFSLLAIFEAGMTALVLCDSLFFSYMILEILTLGTYLLVGFWFNQPLVVTGARDAFLTKRVGDLFLLMAVVALYPLAGTWDFSELAEWTKTAQVDPTVITLIALGLIAGPMGKCAQFPLHLWLDEAMEGPIPSTILRNSVVVATGAWVLVKLQPVLALSPVALSFATWIGSVTAVGGSLIALAQIDIKRTLSYLVSAYMGIVFIAVSTGFTKAALLLVLTHAVAIALLVMSIGGIIWNSITQDVTQLGGLWSRRPISGLAFIFGTLGLIAFPPFGSFWAIQELADGLQDTQPWLVGVLLLVNALTAFGLTRVFCLVFCGEAKQMSQRSPEVHWPMMLPMTVLLGFTLHVPLVLQASSLLPSWAEMSKDIALLFTWSSIFGCSLSAIVYLGKTIPKPVHFPSKVLQDLVAYDFYTPKLYRSSVVVTVDLISRLTSWFDKYFVDGIVNLFGLATIFGGQSLRYSTSGQSQFYALTILLGITMLGLFLCFPFLSHMALVVTASLLQQSVG; from the coding sequence ATGGCTTCCCTCTTCTTGCACAATATCTGGTTGGTTCCCTTCTATTCGCTGATAGGGGCTGCCCTGTCTGTAATTTGGTTTCCGTCTATTACCCGTCGAACTGGACCGCGTCCGGCAGGGTACATTAATGCGTTCATGACGCTGCTTACTTTTGTGCATGCAGTCTTGGCGCTTCCAGCCGTTTGGGGTCAACTGCCCTATGAGGTCTCGTTTCAATGGCTAGATGTAGCAGGTTTATCCCTGTCGATTCCGGTCAATATTTCTGTCGTGACTGTTAGCGCGATCGCCCTCATCTCCGGTATGAATCTATTGGCGCAGGTGTTTGCGTTTGGATATTTAGAGATGGACTGGGGCTGGGCACGGTTTTTCTCCTTGCTAGCAATATTTGAAGCTGGAATGACAGCTCTGGTTCTTTGTGATTCGCTGTTTTTCAGCTACATGATTCTGGAGATCCTCACGTTAGGAACCTATCTGCTTGTGGGTTTTTGGTTCAATCAGCCATTAGTTGTGACCGGTGCACGAGATGCTTTCTTAACCAAACGGGTGGGAGACTTGTTCCTGCTGATGGCAGTAGTTGCGCTCTATCCTCTGGCGGGAACCTGGGACTTTTCAGAGTTGGCAGAGTGGACAAAGACGGCTCAGGTTGACCCGACCGTGATCACGTTGATTGCTTTGGGTTTGATTGCAGGACCTATGGGCAAATGCGCTCAATTTCCCCTTCATCTATGGTTGGATGAGGCAATGGAAGGACCGATTCCGTCTACCATCCTGCGAAATTCTGTGGTGGTAGCGACGGGTGCTTGGGTATTGGTAAAGTTGCAGCCAGTGCTGGCGCTTTCCCCAGTTGCATTATCGTTTGCAACCTGGATTGGCTCAGTAACAGCTGTGGGGGGTTCGTTAATTGCCTTGGCTCAAATTGATATCAAGCGGACACTTTCCTATTTGGTGAGTGCCTACATGGGTATTGTGTTTATCGCAGTCAGCACTGGGTTTACCAAGGCAGCCCTGTTGTTAGTGTTGACTCATGCAGTCGCGATCGCGCTGCTAGTTATGAGCATTGGTGGCATCATCTGGAACAGCATTACGCAGGATGTTACTCAACTAGGTGGGTTATGGTCGCGTCGCCCAATTTCTGGTTTGGCATTCATTTTTGGAACATTAGGATTGATAGCGTTCCCGCCTTTCGGTAGCTTTTGGGCAATTCAAGAATTGGCAGATGGCTTGCAAGATACTCAGCCTTGGTTAGTAGGTGTATTGCTGCTGGTTAATGCGCTGACTGCATTTGGGCTGACGAGAGTGTTTTGCCTGGTGTTTTGTGGTGAGGCAAAGCAGATGTCCCAGCGATCGCCCGAAGTGCATTGGCCCATGATGTTGCCGATGACTGTGTTACTTGGCTTTACGTTGCATGTTCCGCTTGTGTTGCAGGCCTCTTCGCTGCTACCCAGTTGGGCAGAGATGAGCAAGGACATTGCTCTGTTGTTCACTTGGTCAAGCATTTTCGGTTGCAGTTTGAGTGCTATTGTTTATCTGGGCAAAACGATTCCAAAACCTGTTCACTTTCCTTCAAAAGTGTTGCAAGACTTGGTTGCCTATGATTTCTACACACCGAAGCTGTATCGCTCCAGCGTTGTAGTGACGGTTGATCTCATTTCTCGCCTCACCTCTTGGTTCGATAAGTACTTTGTCGATGGCATTGTCAATTTGTTTGGCTTGGCAACAATTTTTGGCGGACAAAGTCTTCGCTACAGCACATCTGGACAATCTCAGTTTTATGCATTAACCATTTTGCTGGGTATTACGATGCTTGGCTTGTTCCTTTGCTTCCCGTTCCTATCGCATATGGCGCTCGTGGTGACGGCAAGCTTGCTTCAGCAATCGGTGGGATAG
- a CDS encoding secreted/surface protein with fasciclin-like repeats (IMG reference gene:2510096408~PFAM: Fasciclin domain), translating into MADIVDIAVSAGSFTTLVAAVQAAGLVETLKSPGPFTVFAPNDDAFAKLPAGTIQTLVQNIPQLTRILKFHVVPGRLTKAELADLGVVTSVEGSTIPIDCSENFEVKNATVIAPDIQADNGVIHVIDTVILMG; encoded by the coding sequence ATGGCAGATATTGTTGACATTGCAGTTAGCGCAGGTTCTTTTACAACCCTTGTAGCTGCTGTTCAAGCGGCAGGTTTGGTTGAAACCTTGAAAAGTCCAGGTCCCTTTACGGTGTTTGCACCTAATGATGATGCGTTTGCAAAACTACCTGCAGGAACGATTCAAACTTTGGTGCAAAATATTCCTCAACTTACTCGAATTCTCAAGTTTCATGTTGTGCCTGGGAGGCTTACAAAGGCGGAGTTAGCAGATCTAGGAGTCGTGACTTCGGTTGAAGGTTCTACGATTCCAATTGATTGCTCCGAAAATTTTGAGGTTAAGAATGCTACGGTTATTGCTCCAGATATCCAGGCAGATAATGGTGTTATTCATGTAATTGACACTGTTATTTTGATGGGATGA
- a CDS encoding transcriptional regulator (IMG reference gene:2510096409~PFAM: LysR substrate binding domain; Bacterial regulatory helix-turn-helix protein, lysR family) encodes MRQATLHQLKVFEAVARHNSFTRAAEELFLTQPTVSMQVKQLSKAVGLPLFEQVGKRLYLTDAGKELYTTCREIFERLSQFEIAIADMKGLKQGSLRLAVVTTAKYVIPRLLGPFCQRYPGIDVSLTVTNHEYVLESLANNRHDLYILSQPPDDLDVSLHPFLDNPLVVIAWHDHPLAKEKNIPIKRLEEETFIMREPGSGTRKAVQKLFDEQGVSLKVKLDLGSNEAIKQAIAGGLGVSVLSIHTLALEGTNSQLTILDVENFPIQRYWYVVYPSGKQLSIIAQTFFEYLLNEGKTVAEQTAFEGIFSQAHKPDGQANVDKNE; translated from the coding sequence TTGAGACAAGCCACTCTCCATCAACTGAAGGTGTTCGAGGCAGTAGCCCGCCATAATAGCTTTACGCGTGCTGCCGAGGAGTTGTTTCTAACACAGCCCACTGTTTCCATGCAAGTGAAGCAGTTGTCAAAGGCGGTAGGGTTGCCGTTATTTGAGCAGGTTGGTAAACGATTATACTTAACCGACGCGGGAAAAGAACTGTACACCACTTGCCGGGAGATTTTTGAGCGCCTGTCGCAGTTTGAGATTGCGATCGCGGATATGAAAGGGCTGAAACAGGGATCTTTGCGATTAGCAGTGGTAACTACAGCAAAATATGTGATCCCACGTTTGCTGGGACCCTTTTGTCAACGATACCCCGGCATTGATGTGTCGTTGACTGTGACTAATCACGAATATGTGCTCGAAAGTCTAGCAAATAATCGACACGATCTCTACATTCTCAGTCAGCCCCCGGATGATCTGGATGTCTCACTTCATCCGTTCCTTGACAATCCCCTGGTCGTCATTGCCTGGCACGATCATCCTCTTGCCAAAGAGAAAAACATTCCGATCAAACGGCTAGAGGAGGAAACCTTCATTATGCGGGAGCCTGGGTCGGGAACCCGTAAAGCCGTGCAAAAACTGTTTGACGAACAGGGCGTGTCGCTAAAAGTCAAGCTCGATTTGGGTAGCAATGAGGCAATTAAGCAAGCGATCGCGGGGGGGTTGGGGGTTTCCGTTTTATCGATCCACACCCTGGCCCTAGAAGGAACCAACAGTCAATTGACGATTTTGGATGTAGAAAACTTCCCAATCCAGCGCTACTGGTATGTGGTGTATCCATCTGGTAAGCAACTTTCTATCATTGCGCAAACTTTTTTTGAATACTTGCTGAACGAAGGCAAAACAGTTGCTGAACAAACTGCGTTTGAAGGCATTTTTAGTCAGGCTCATAAACCGGATGGGCAAGCCAACGTTGACAAGAACGAATAA
- a CDS encoding proton-translocating NADH-quinone oxidoreductase, chain M (IMG reference gene:2510096406~PFAM: NADH-Ubiquinone/plastoquinone (complex I), various chains; NADH-ubiquinone oxidoreductase chain 4, amino terminus~TIGRFAM: proton-translocating NADH-quinone oxidoreductase, chain M) yields the protein MLSTLIWLPVLGAALIGFFPGTLPANRFRWGAIAVSGFALLWTCWLFTQFDSNATGLQMQEFLPWIPTLGINYSLGLDGLSLPLVALSNLLTLLVAFSSDNLTPKSTELKRPRLFYALLLLISAGMAGALLAQNLLLFFFFYELELIPFYLLIVIWGGSKREYAGIKFLIYTATSGILILAAFLAIGWLTGSANFEYSAIQTGELSQRVQLILLTLVLVGFGIKIPLVPLHTWLPDAYVEASTPTAILLGGVLSKLGTYGLARFGVGLFPETWSLITPGLSVIAAVCVMYGAMAAIAQKDIKRMVAYSSIGHMGYVLLGMSALTPLSMVGAVSQMVSHGLILALLFYLVGVIEVKVGTRELDVLNGLLNAIRGLPMTSALLILAGMASAGIPGMVGFISEFLVFQGSFRTFPIPTLLGVVGSGLTAVYFVILLNRTCFGKLDNKTAYYPRVTFKEHIPALALTGLILWLGVQPTWLVRWTETTTAALVAATPVERQIVVSQAAMPRPDAIASHL from the coding sequence ATGCTAAGTACTCTGATTTGGCTTCCAGTTTTGGGTGCTGCCTTAATTGGCTTTTTCCCAGGAACGTTGCCTGCGAATCGGTTTCGTTGGGGGGCGATCGCAGTTAGTGGTTTTGCTCTGCTGTGGACCTGCTGGCTATTTACCCAATTTGACTCAAACGCCACAGGTCTCCAGATGCAAGAATTTCTTCCCTGGATTCCGACTTTGGGCATTAATTATTCATTGGGTCTAGATGGCTTGTCATTGCCATTAGTGGCGCTTAGTAATCTGTTGACTTTGTTAGTTGCGTTTAGCAGCGATAACCTCACGCCGAAATCGACTGAACTGAAGCGTCCTCGTCTGTTTTATGCGCTCTTGTTGTTGATTAGTGCTGGTATGGCAGGTGCATTACTAGCACAAAACCTATTGTTGTTTTTCTTCTTCTATGAGTTAGAACTGATTCCGTTTTACTTGCTAATTGTGATTTGGGGCGGCAGTAAGCGGGAGTACGCTGGGATTAAATTCCTGATCTACACAGCTACGTCTGGCATCTTAATTTTGGCGGCATTCCTGGCGATCGGCTGGCTGACTGGATCTGCCAATTTTGAATACAGCGCTATCCAAACGGGTGAATTGTCTCAGCGTGTTCAACTGATTTTATTGACCCTGGTGCTGGTGGGTTTTGGGATTAAGATTCCCCTTGTGCCGTTGCATACCTGGTTGCCTGATGCCTATGTAGAAGCCTCCACACCAACGGCGATTTTGCTAGGTGGGGTGTTGTCAAAGCTGGGAACCTACGGACTTGCTCGCTTTGGGGTGGGCTTGTTCCCTGAAACTTGGTCATTGATTACACCAGGTCTATCCGTGATTGCTGCCGTGTGTGTGATGTACGGTGCAATGGCAGCGATCGCCCAAAAAGACATCAAACGTATGGTTGCCTACAGTTCCATTGGGCATATGGGCTACGTGTTGCTTGGTATGTCAGCCTTAACCCCTTTGAGTATGGTTGGTGCTGTTTCGCAGATGGTAAGCCACGGGCTGATTCTGGCGTTGTTGTTCTACCTGGTTGGAGTGATTGAAGTTAAGGTGGGAACCCGCGAACTGGATGTGCTAAATGGTTTACTCAACGCTATCCGGGGTTTACCCATGACCAGTGCTTTACTGATTCTGGCAGGTATGGCGAGCGCGGGGATTCCTGGCATGGTTGGCTTTATTTCAGAATTCCTTGTGTTCCAAGGCAGTTTTAGAACTTTTCCTATCCCTACACTCCTTGGTGTTGTGGGTTCAGGGTTAACGGCTGTTTATTTCGTGATTTTGCTCAACCGCACTTGCTTCGGCAAACTGGATAACAAAACAGCGTATTACCCGCGTGTCACTTTCAAAGAGCATATTCCAGCACTAGCCCTCACAGGACTGATTTTATGGCTGGGAGTTCAACCAACCTGGTTGGTGCGATGGACTGAAACAACAACAGCCGCATTGGTTGCAGCAACTCCGGTTGAGCGACAAATTGTAGTGAGCCAAGCCGCGATGCCAAGGCCTGACGCGATCGCGTCTCACCTATAA
- a CDS encoding cell surface protein possibly involved in adhesion with CARDB domain (IMG reference gene:2510096404~PFAM: CARDB) has product MADNNIFDNSLTGTQRLIQATAGILTFSNSPTDNSFSIGPGDSDDYYRLTVSRSSNVIVKLYPDGGNLNLAVLDATGNPVPGLATNNPSALTDVVVTDAASPLQAGETYYIRVSGNSTTEINYTLSVETTPVTRADILWRNISPPGSPVSGVNGIWRMNGTTLVSAEVIGSPVDPVWRLAAAADFDGDGVEDYFWQETNTGGLGIWLMDGTGTVIKSVAGIPFIVPGEWYIAGVGDFGGNSSLDIVWRNSNTGFTGVWIMNGTSLAAIAEIDYLDNLAWVIEDVADYNGDSKPDFFYRNLVTGQNVLWMMNGTQFESAISLPTVALDWRMEGSGDVDGDGDADFFWRNYASGENGVWFMNRTEFIQPASTSFVDPSWTIAGILKKVPPIDIAGNAIGSAFYIGKLDNTATYQDTIGPADTQDFYAFNLAIGSKVGITARGIGLSAATEIDILAADGSTIVGSTTANGADEERLSNLILNPGNYFVRVRSFSSTNIRYTIDIAAEEQLPVNLLFPTTPPITTFKNLNGSTFTSATDVSVVNPFTFDLEYKVTYTGRPLNEFKVGFFLSKNGILDASDLRLDLNNDGQGNANDFALITGAQPNTEITRTQRLTLPSKDSPFWIDEGLYNIIIVLDPDNEILEQNQTGNPAENDNTFAAQIRVRDARRPDLIPQNFDVTQSTVSRGSIVNLTGAVQNIGTAASDTLLQAGAPFPVSFYLSTDQQFSRNDRFLRTIQISTLAAGAQTSIGSAVTVTIPTNISPGQYFILMVIDPDRNLEELTGGELNNVAFDTITIT; this is encoded by the coding sequence ATGGCTGACAATAACATTTTTGATAATTCCCTAACTGGAACTCAGCGCCTCATTCAGGCAACGGCTGGTATCCTCACCTTTTCAAACTCCCCTACAGACAATAGTTTTTCAATCGGTCCTGGAGATTCAGATGATTACTACAGGCTCACAGTAAGTCGCAGTAGTAACGTCATTGTTAAACTCTACCCGGATGGGGGTAATCTAAACCTTGCTGTATTGGATGCAACTGGTAATCCTGTTCCTGGTCTTGCCACGAATAATCCCAGCGCTTTGACAGATGTTGTTGTTACGGATGCTGCAAGTCCTCTACAGGCTGGGGAGACCTATTATATTCGAGTCTCTGGCAACAGCACCACAGAAATCAACTATACCCTTTCTGTTGAAACTACCCCAGTTACCCGGGCTGATATTTTATGGCGAAACATTAGTCCTCCAGGTTCCCCTGTGAGTGGCGTCAATGGTATCTGGCGTATGAATGGCACGACACTAGTGTCTGCTGAAGTGATTGGCTCACCTGTTGATCCAGTTTGGCGGCTGGCAGCAGCGGCTGACTTTGATGGCGACGGGGTAGAAGACTACTTTTGGCAAGAGACAAACACTGGAGGATTAGGGATTTGGCTAATGGACGGGACAGGTACCGTCATTAAGTCTGTCGCTGGCATTCCTTTTATCGTTCCAGGCGAATGGTATATCGCTGGTGTGGGTGACTTTGGTGGAAACTCTAGCCTTGACATCGTATGGCGCAACAGTAATACCGGGTTTACCGGAGTCTGGATTATGAATGGCACCAGCTTAGCTGCCATCGCGGAGATTGATTACCTCGACAACCTAGCTTGGGTAATTGAAGATGTAGCTGACTACAATGGTGATTCCAAGCCTGACTTCTTCTACCGCAACCTCGTAACTGGACAGAATGTGCTCTGGATGATGAATGGCACCCAGTTTGAATCCGCTATCAGCTTACCAACTGTAGCTCTTGACTGGCGGATGGAAGGTTCTGGTGATGTAGACGGTGATGGCGATGCCGATTTCTTCTGGCGAAATTATGCATCTGGGGAAAACGGCGTCTGGTTCATGAACAGAACTGAGTTTATTCAGCCAGCCTCTACTTCATTTGTCGATCCATCCTGGACAATCGCAGGCATTCTCAAAAAGGTTCCACCGATTGACATAGCTGGAAACGCGATCGGCTCCGCCTTTTACATTGGTAAACTTGACAACACCGCTACCTATCAAGACACTATTGGGCCCGCTGATACTCAAGATTTCTATGCCTTTAATCTAGCAATTGGTTCTAAGGTAGGCATCACTGCCAGAGGTATAGGTCTTTCCGCAGCCACCGAGATTGATATCCTCGCAGCAGATGGCAGCACCATTGTAGGTAGCACAACGGCCAACGGTGCAGACGAAGAACGACTCAGCAATTTAATCCTGAATCCTGGCAACTACTTCGTTCGAGTCAGATCTTTCTCCTCTACCAACATTCGTTACACCATCGACATCGCTGCAGAAGAGCAACTCCCAGTTAACCTTCTTTTCCCCACCACTCCGCCCATCACTACCTTCAAAAATTTGAACGGATCGACATTCACGTCCGCCACAGACGTGAGCGTCGTCAATCCATTTACGTTCGATCTAGAGTACAAAGTGACTTACACAGGTAGACCCCTGAATGAATTCAAGGTTGGATTCTTCTTGTCTAAAAATGGAATTCTAGATGCGAGTGATTTACGTTTAGACCTGAACAATGACGGACAAGGTAATGCAAACGATTTTGCCCTGATTACGGGTGCTCAACCGAATACCGAAATCACTCGGACTCAGCGGCTTACTTTACCCAGTAAAGACAGCCCATTCTGGATAGATGAAGGACTTTACAACATCATTATTGTGCTCGATCCCGATAATGAAATTCTTGAACAAAATCAAACTGGGAACCCTGCTGAAAATGACAACACGTTTGCAGCTCAAATCCGCGTTAGAGATGCCCGCCGACCAGACTTAATTCCTCAAAACTTTGATGTAACACAATCAACAGTCTCCAGAGGTAGCATTGTCAATCTAACTGGTGCCGTACAAAACATTGGTACTGCAGCCTCTGACACCCTTCTACAAGCAGGTGCGCCTTTCCCTGTATCGTTTTACCTATCGACTGATCAACAATTTAGTAGAAATGATAGATTCTTGAGAACTATCCAAATTTCGACACTTGCAGCAGGTGCTCAAACTAGCATTGGTAGTGCTGTAACAGTAACCATCCCTACAAACATTTCCCCAGGTCAATACTTCATCTTGATGGTGATCGATCCAGACCGTAATTTAGAAGAACTGACGGGTGGTGAACTAAATAATGTTGCGTTTGACACAATCACAATTACGTAA
- a CDS encoding CO2 hydration protein (IMG reference gene:2510096405~PFAM: CO2 hydration protein (ChpXY)~TIGRFAM: CO2 hydration protein) — MNMPAPQAKIPPSNHPFAEIIHRLEAGGAMLPDTPENLMQIIGLYKAYAVPMDFYWRDLLYIGEQVFLNPLPFFKYFISDEYLQRENHYAGDNADLRIWRGRGTVHPELEEFIKKGELKKGLPRLFHHLWHDRINMEFAEECMRAMLWHRNMYAPVNQFDPYLDSDEYRENADRAIRAYFKGNPLMLGLYKVFPEMFLEQCRQASYYANLGLFWEVMAPVFFEMSDLYDEGKIASVPDAMNFLVNGIFAIAGRPIYHHVYIRGECYEIIPKSKGFTWLYEAALPYVEAVFYRTSPFRGTKSYNAQAGQVPEDQKDFHYGVLYADKFPVGTAGIPPTLLAQDMLHFLPDYLVKYYQQHCRGEDDMLIQLAISFQRSMYCVTSAVIQALRTALLYPLDDPNPKHLMANRKFFESQMDRFLRPEARLRDIQSQSYR, encoded by the coding sequence ATGAATATGCCTGCACCCCAAGCCAAAATTCCTCCCTCAAATCATCCCTTTGCCGAAATCATTCATCGGCTAGAAGCGGGGGGAGCGATGCTTCCCGACACGCCAGAAAACTTGATGCAAATCATTGGGTTATACAAAGCCTATGCCGTGCCCATGGATTTTTACTGGCGAGATCTGCTCTACATCGGAGAGCAAGTGTTTCTGAATCCGCTACCTTTTTTCAAATACTTCATTTCGGATGAATACCTCCAGCGAGAAAATCATTATGCCGGAGACAACGCCGACTTGCGCATCTGGCGTGGTCGCGGAACGGTTCATCCAGAACTAGAGGAGTTCATCAAAAAGGGTGAATTGAAAAAGGGTCTACCCCGATTGTTTCATCACCTCTGGCACGATCGCATCAATATGGAATTTGCAGAGGAGTGTATGCGGGCAATGCTATGGCACCGCAATATGTACGCTCCTGTTAACCAATTTGATCCCTATCTGGACAGTGACGAGTACCGGGAAAATGCTGATCGTGCGATTCGTGCTTATTTCAAAGGTAATCCCTTGATGCTGGGATTATACAAAGTGTTTCCTGAAATGTTTTTGGAACAGTGCCGCCAGGCATCTTACTATGCCAATTTAGGCTTGTTCTGGGAAGTGATGGCTCCTGTATTCTTCGAGATGTCAGACCTCTACGATGAAGGTAAGATTGCCAGCGTTCCCGATGCGATGAACTTTTTGGTAAATGGCATATTCGCGATCGCAGGTCGTCCAATTTATCACCATGTCTATATTCGGGGCGAGTGCTACGAAATTATTCCTAAATCAAAAGGCTTCACCTGGCTTTACGAAGCAGCTTTGCCGTATGTAGAAGCAGTGTTTTACCGCACTTCTCCTTTCCGGGGCACCAAATCTTACAATGCTCAGGCTGGACAGGTGCCTGAAGACCAAAAAGACTTCCACTATGGCGTGTTATATGCTGACAAGTTTCCCGTGGGGACGGCAGGAATCCCCCCTACTCTGTTGGCACAAGACATGCTGCATTTTCTACCCGATTATCTCGTGAAGTACTACCAGCAGCACTGTCGCGGAGAAGACGATATGTTGATTCAGTTGGCAATTAGCTTCCAGCGATCAATGTATTGCGTGACCTCTGCGGTGATTCAGGCATTGAGAACTGCCCTCCTCTATCCTCTGGATGATCCCAACCCCAAACATCTGATGGCAAACCGCAAATTCTTCGAGTCTCAAATGGATCGCTTTCTTCGCCCCGAAGCCCGCCTCCGCGATATTCAGTCGCAAAGCTACCGCTAG
- a CDS encoding hypothetical protein (IMG reference gene:2510096403~TIGRFAM: conserved hypothetical protein): MTHDRWVATCHTLFPTALFSFQLHNHEELDQLLMTVIAQLRQSDAGRVASNVLGWHSQGNLFDLAALKPFQEVVTAAIAECANAMGYAHVRIRPANCWANVNPKYASNKIHDHANCLFSGVYYVKTPKDSGNLMFYDPREARTFYKPAVQTFTAYTADAVAYAPQAGLLLIFPSWLKHGVDPNLSNEERISVSFNYVFG, from the coding sequence ATGACACATGATCGCTGGGTGGCAACTTGTCATACGTTATTTCCAACTGCACTGTTTTCGTTTCAATTGCATAATCACGAAGAGTTGGATCAACTTCTTATGACAGTGATTGCTCAACTCAGGCAGTCTGATGCTGGGCGGGTTGCCTCAAACGTCTTGGGTTGGCATAGCCAGGGAAATTTGTTTGATCTAGCAGCCCTCAAGCCATTTCAGGAAGTTGTCACGGCGGCGATCGCAGAATGTGCCAATGCTATGGGATATGCTCATGTGCGAATTCGTCCGGCGAACTGTTGGGCAAACGTTAATCCGAAATACGCTAGCAACAAAATTCATGACCACGCCAACTGCTTATTTAGCGGCGTGTACTACGTGAAAACGCCAAAAGATTCCGGTAATCTTATGTTTTACGATCCGCGTGAAGCCCGGACGTTTTATAAACCAGCTGTTCAAACATTTACTGCCTATACGGCTGATGCAGTTGCCTATGCCCCGCAAGCCGGACTGTTACTGATTTTTCCAAGTTGGTTAAAGCATGGGGTTGATCCAAACCTGAGCAATGAAGAACGAATCAGTGTCAGTTTTAATTACGTATTTGGATAG